A genomic window from Prunus persica cultivar Lovell chromosome G2, Prunus_persica_NCBIv2, whole genome shotgun sequence includes:
- the LOC109947160 gene encoding uncharacterized protein LOC109947160, translated as MSRVQANVNQLRRDREETSDTRVVEKILRSLDSKFEHIVLAIEESKDLDTITVDQLSGSLKAHEERLKKKTQEPVVEKVLQTKLTLNDEESSRSGTSRGCGRGRGGRGIRGGRGGRSGRGDFKSSGGGNVRGKSNYAEADKEATLLSAYKCEEKTRKNGELWYLDTGASNHMCGNKDLFVDLDEKLGGKITFGDDSKISVQGKGKILICLKDGSHLFISNVYYVPTMKSNILSLGQLLEKGYNMQLIDCSLSIRDEQNRLIAKLSMTKNRMFLLNIQSEAAKCLKLVSKILLGYGT; from the exons ATGTCAAGAGTTCAAGCCAATGTCAACCAATTGAGAAGAGATAGAGAAGAAACTAGTGACACCCGTGTAGTTGAGAAAATTCTTCGCTCATTAGATTCAAAGTTCGAGCATATTGTTCTTGCTATTGAAGAGTCCAAGGACCTGGACACTATAACGGTTGATCAACTTTCTGGATCATTGAAAGCTCATGAGgaaagattgaagaagaaaactcaAGAACCAGTTGTGGAGAAAGTCTTACAAACAAAGCTTACTTTAAATGATGAAGAAAGCTCAAGAAGTGGAACAAGTCGTGGTtgtggaagaggaagaggtggCAGAGGAATAAGAGgtggaagaggaggaagaagtgGCAGAGGCGATTTCAAGTCAA GTGGTGGTGGAAATGTCCGAGGGAAGTCTAATTATGCAGAAGCAGACAAAGAAGCCACTTTGCTGTCGGCCTAcaaatgtgaagaaaaaaCTAGAAAGAATGGAGAGTTATGGTATTTGGACACTGGAGCAAGCAACCATATGTGCGGAAATAAAGATTTATTTGTTGACCTTGATGAAAAGTTGGGTGGCAAGATCACTTTTGGAGATGATTCGAAGATTTCAGTTCAAGGCAAAggtaaaatattaatttgtttgaaGGATGGCagccatttatttatttcaaatgtTTATTATGTGCCTACTATGAAGAGTAATATTTTGAGTTTGGGCCAATTGCTGGAGAAAGGATACAATATGCAGTTGATTGATTGTAGTCTCTCAATTAGAGATGAACAAAACAGGTTAATTGCTAAACTTTCAATGACAAAGAATAGGATGTTTTTGCTGAATATTCAAAGTGAAGCTGCAAAGTGTCTGAAGCTTGTTTCAAAGATCCTTCTTGGCTATGGCACTTGA